A genomic segment from Garra rufa chromosome 5, GarRuf1.0, whole genome shotgun sequence encodes:
- the LOC141335221 gene encoding globoside alpha-1,3-N-acetylgalactosaminyltransferase 1-like, with translation MRLRQSVHFFLLGMFVGLSLSGLIYLGLASIWFGNHLTGNLGRTDVASVTQWLAPIVWEGTFDGTLIDSIYKQQNLTIATTIFALGKYTRFSKDFLESAEEHYFVGFRVHYYLFTDQPEAIPNVKLGQERYLTVKKVPSMNRWQDISMGRMEILEKLIQNELAKEEADYIFCLDVDTKFYGRWGVESLDRLVGVIHPWFFDVPRFIFTYERRPESQAYIPAGVGDYYYTAAAFGGSLKDVLHLTKTCREQMNIDAENSIEAIWHEESHLNKYFLYNKPSKLLSPEYLWRDISMSAGQVKIIRFSHVTKNKAEVRPNL, from the exons GCTCATTTACTTGGGACTCGCCTCCATTTGGTTTGG AAATCATCTAACAGGTAACCTGGG TCGGACAGATGTTGCTTCTGTGACACAATGGTTAGCTCCAATTGTTTGGGAAGGAACCTTTGACGGCACACTTATCGACTCTATCTACAAACAACAAAACCTCACCATAGCAACCACGATCTTCGCTTTgggaaa ATATACACGTTTTTCCAAAGACTTTCTGGAGTCAGCAGAAGAGCATTACTTTGTTGGATTTCGAGTGCATTACTACCTGTTTACAGATCAACCAGAGGCTATTCCTAATGTGAAACTAGGTCAAGAACGCTATCTGACAGTAAAGAAGGTTCCAAGTATGAACAGATGGCAGGACATCAGTATGGGCAGGATGGAAATACTGGAAAAACTAATACAGAATGAACTAGCCAAGGAGGAGGCTGACTATATTTTTTGTCTTGATGTAGATACAAAGTTCTATGGCCGTTGGGGTGTGGAGTCTCTAGATCGTCTGGTAGGTGTGATACATCCTTGGTTCTTTGATGTTCCAAGGTTCATATTTACATATGAGCGCAGACCGGAGTCTCAAGCATATATTCCAGCTGGAGTGGGTGATTATTATTATACTGCCGCTGCATTTGGCGGGTCATTAAAGGATGTACTTCATCTCACCAAAACCTGCCGGGAACAGATGAACATTGATGCTGAAAACTCTATTGAGGCGATATGGCATGAGGAATCTCATTTGAACAAATATTTCCTTTATAACAAACCCAGCAAACTACTTTCACCTGAATATCTGTGGCGGGACATTAGTATGAGTGCAGGCCAAGTGAAAATAATTCGCTTCTCTCATGTAACTAAAAACAAAGCTGAAGTTCGTCCAAACTTGTAG